From one Alicyclobacillus acidocaldarius subsp. acidocaldarius Tc-4-1 genomic stretch:
- a CDS encoding glucose-6-phosphate isomerase, which produces MIELSLEKARRWFTEEHEARLAPLAEFALGELNNPNRDAFGKGWIDWPAADHSALYRDVDAIAADFRAKSNATVVIGIGGSYLGAQSALSMAKPAFTGEGEGEHQVIFAGQQLSPTYHAHLLQYLDKREVTLVVVSKSGTTLEPSAVFHTFREYLEKRYGAEEANRRICAITDAEKGSLRQFADERKYVTLPIPDDIGGRYSVLTAVGLLPMALAGIDYKRVMQGAARMREELSKLKVADHPAVKYALARHVLYQQGFVAEALVTYEPRAADFAGWWQQLFGESQGKDGTGLFPTMLRYTTDLHSMGQYVQDARKILVETVLDVHFSDEPELVVPHGLDEKNAYLNGVSFSRLQEVAVESVMVAHSEAGVPNILIRAKGDPESLYGELVYFFEVACAVGGYLMGTNPFDQPGVEAYKNEMRSRLKA; this is translated from the coding sequence GTGATCGAACTATCCCTGGAGAAAGCGAGAAGATGGTTCACGGAGGAACACGAGGCGCGGCTTGCGCCTTTGGCGGAGTTCGCGCTCGGCGAGTTGAATAACCCGAATCGCGACGCCTTCGGGAAAGGGTGGATCGACTGGCCGGCGGCGGATCATAGCGCGCTGTACCGCGATGTGGACGCCATTGCGGCCGACTTTCGCGCGAAGTCGAATGCGACGGTGGTCATTGGCATTGGCGGGTCGTACCTGGGTGCGCAGTCGGCCCTGTCCATGGCGAAGCCCGCGTTCACGGGCGAGGGCGAGGGCGAGCACCAGGTGATTTTCGCGGGCCAGCAGCTTAGCCCGACGTATCACGCGCACCTGCTCCAATACCTGGACAAGCGGGAGGTCACGCTGGTCGTGGTCTCCAAATCGGGCACGACGCTCGAGCCCTCCGCGGTCTTCCACACGTTTCGCGAATACCTGGAGAAGCGGTACGGCGCCGAGGAGGCCAATCGGCGCATCTGCGCCATTACGGACGCCGAGAAGGGCAGTCTGCGCCAGTTCGCGGACGAGCGGAAGTACGTGACCCTGCCCATTCCGGATGACATCGGCGGGCGGTACTCGGTGCTCACAGCGGTCGGGCTATTGCCGATGGCGCTGGCCGGGATCGACTACAAGCGCGTGATGCAGGGCGCGGCGCGCATGCGCGAGGAGCTCTCGAAGCTCAAGGTGGCGGATCACCCGGCGGTGAAGTACGCGCTTGCGCGCCACGTGCTGTATCAGCAGGGCTTCGTGGCGGAAGCGCTTGTCACGTACGAGCCGCGCGCCGCAGATTTCGCCGGTTGGTGGCAGCAGTTGTTCGGCGAGAGCCAGGGCAAGGACGGCACGGGCCTTTTTCCCACGATGCTGCGGTACACGACGGATCTTCACTCCATGGGGCAATACGTCCAAGACGCGCGCAAGATCCTCGTGGAGACGGTGCTCGACGTCCATTTCTCGGACGAGCCGGAGCTCGTGGTGCCGCACGGCCTCGACGAGAAGAACGCGTATCTCAACGGCGTCTCGTTCTCGCGGCTGCAGGAGGTGGCCGTGGAGTCCGTGATGGTGGCCCACAGCGAGGCCGGCGTCCCCAACATCCTGATTCGGGCGAAGGGCGATCCGGAGTCGCTCTACGGGGAACTCGTGTACTTCTTTGAAGTCGCCTGCGCGGTCGGGGGATACCTCATGGGCACCAACCCGTTCGATCAGCCGGGCGTCGAGGCGTACAAGAACGAGATGCGATCGCGCCTGAAGGCGTAA